In the Desulfonatronovibrio magnus genome, AAGAACATTGAAAAAAATATGCAAAGAGACCTTGAGCTGATTGCCAAGGCCCTTCAACTGCCCCTGAGTTACGCTTTGGAACGTGAAGAGTCCCGAGCCATATACAGTGCCTTGGATTCCGCATTTTCCATTGGAGAAATATACAGTGCCTCGCTGTATGATCATGACGGAAGCGAAGTCGCACTCGCTGGAACTCTTGAGTCAGACCCTGAAAGCGATAAACTCATTGAACTTATCGATGAAGGTGAAGAACATGGCGGGTATGGAGACGTAGCAGGCAGTGAGGTTTATTCCTACTTTATTCCATTGTCTGATTCGGGAGGAAAAGTTAGCGGCATGCTTCAGCTGACGAGAAAAGAAAGTGACTTTGTGGACTATATCAGGATCGTCAGGCAACAGGGCCAGGTAGTTCTGGCTCTGGGCCTGCTGGTTATGACCGGACTGGTCCTTTATGGTCAGAACCGGGCTCTGGGAAGACACTTTAACAATCTCATCAACAGCATGTCCAGAGTGGCAGGCGGGGATCACCAGCACCGCTTCAAAATGGGCGGACCAAGGGAGATTCAGGCCATTGGCAACCAGTTTAATCATATGCTTGACAGTATGTATGAAGCCCAGAAAGAGCTTAAGGCAAGGCGCAAAAAACAGGAAGAACTGCAGGAACAGCTCAGAAGGTCAGAAAAGCTTGCAGCCATTGGCCAGCTCTCTGCTGGGATAGCTCATGAACTTGGCACCCCGTTAAGCATTGTCACTGCCAAGGCCCAGAAGGCATTGCGCAAACACAATCTTTCTGATGACTTAAGTGCTACCTTTGAAAGCATCAGGGGCGAAGTCACCAGAATGGAATACATTATCAGGCAGCTGC is a window encoding:
- a CDS encoding HAMP domain-containing sensor histidine kinase; protein product: MSIFRHTFFYRISAFFSRISLRAALVMYVIIPLALAMLLTGHLALRALEKNIEKNMQRDLELIAKALQLPLSYALEREESRAIYSALDSAFSIGEIYSASLYDHDGSEVALAGTLESDPESDKLIELIDEGEEHGGYGDVAGSEVYSYFIPLSDSGGKVSGMLQLTRKESDFVDYIRIVRQQGQVVLALGLLVMTGLVLYGQNRALGRHFNNLINSMSRVAGGDHQHRFKMGGPREIQAIGNQFNHMLDSMYEAQKELKARRKKQEELQEQLRRSEKLAAIGQLSAGIAHELGTPLSIVTAKAQKALRKHNLSDDLSATFESIRGEVTRMEYIIRQLLDFSRSSSMQKRTVRLALPAQSSLSAVSEEASRMNVTLLEDGPRRDIEVSLDPIRIEQAIVNLLRNALQSAEGGRVKLSWGKDDKYVWYQVDDSGSGIPQGIRPRIFEPFFTTKNVGTGTGLGLSVAHGIVEEHKGKLLVQDSPLGGAQFKIILPDTDCAHNSH